The Candidatus Tectomicrobia bacterium genome contains a region encoding:
- a CDS encoding ABC transporter ATP-binding protein, producing MATGEQPRLELRGVSKHFGGLHAVEDVNLRLTRGGRHGILGPNGAGKTTLFNLITGVLPLTSGSISLFGQDVSREPTHKRTALGMARTFQITSLFPKMTVLDNVLLAVQGLRPMKLMMLKPLTSYGNVYDKAEKLLTDVNFWHLRDTQVRNLSHGEQRQLEVVLGLASDPTVLLLDEPSAGLATGESREMAQFLNSLDKDLSILIIEHDLDVLFGVVSRITVLHYGKVLLEGPSDQVRNDSQVKEIYLGKG from the coding sequence TTGGCGACCGGCGAGCAGCCCCGCCTGGAGCTCCGGGGGGTTTCCAAGCACTTCGGCGGCCTCCACGCCGTCGAAGACGTGAACCTGCGCCTCACCCGCGGGGGCCGGCACGGCATCCTGGGGCCGAACGGGGCGGGCAAGACCACCCTTTTCAACCTCATCACCGGCGTCCTGCCCCTCACTTCGGGGAGCATCTCCCTGTTCGGGCAGGACGTCTCCCGGGAGCCCACCCACAAGCGGACGGCCCTGGGGATGGCGCGGACCTTCCAGATCACCAGCCTCTTCCCGAAGATGACGGTGCTCGACAACGTCCTGCTCGCGGTGCAGGGCCTGCGCCCCATGAAGCTGATGATGCTCAAGCCCCTCACCTCCTACGGGAACGTGTACGACAAGGCCGAGAAGCTGCTGACCGACGTGAACTTCTGGCACCTGCGCGACACCCAGGTGCGCAACCTCTCCCACGGCGAGCAGCGCCAGCTCGAAGTGGTGCTGGGGCTGGCCAGCGACCCGACGGTCCTCCTGCTGGACGAGCCCTCCGCCGGCCTCGCCACGGGCGAGTCGCGCGAGATGGCGCAGTTCCTCAACTCGCTCGACAAGGACCTCTCCATCCTCATCATCGAGCACGACCTGGACGTCCTCTTCGGCGTCGTCTCGCGCATCACGGTGCTGCACTACGGCAAGGTGCTCCTCGAGGGCCCGAGCGACCAGGTCCGGAACGATTCGCAGGTCAAAGAGATCTACTTGGGGAAGGGCTGA
- a CDS encoding amidohydrolase family protein, translating to MSQRPEDGTVFRNARLSSGGALHDLFVEGGKFCSVAPARPAETGRSGRGPARAARPEEVDLGGRAVLPGFIESHIHLDKAFLEERRPNLSGTLQDAIAITLELKRRVTKRDIHERSGRALKLLLRHGATRARAQAEVDPIVGLQGMEAALELREAWRGWVDLQIVVFPQEGIEQQPGTEDLMREALRMGGDAVGGVPYNDLDPERHLDIVFRLAGEFGKDVDLHLDFTDDPGDRRIESVARRTLAQGLQGRVAVGHLTSLGAMDEGAAARIVSLIAEAGIHVLPLPATDLFLCGRGPVPPRHRSLTRVKDLLRAGVNVSIASNNIRNAFTPSGRGDLLEIGLLLASVAHMSGASDRVLIPPMFTESAAKVLGVEDRYGIAPGRDADFVVLDTENFDDILIDQPEKRYVVKAGRVLVENLRETRWGEGV from the coding sequence GTGAGCCAGCGTCCCGAAGATGGAACCGTGTTCCGGAACGCCCGCCTCTCGTCCGGGGGCGCGCTCCACGACCTTTTCGTGGAGGGCGGGAAGTTCTGCTCCGTCGCCCCCGCCCGCCCGGCGGAGACGGGGCGGAGCGGGCGCGGCCCCGCCCGGGCGGCCCGGCCGGAAGAGGTGGACCTGGGGGGCCGCGCCGTCCTCCCCGGCTTCATCGAGAGCCACATCCACCTCGACAAGGCCTTCCTCGAGGAGCGCCGCCCCAACCTCTCCGGCACCCTCCAGGACGCCATCGCCATCACCCTGGAGCTCAAGCGCCGGGTCACGAAGCGCGACATCCACGAGCGCTCCGGGCGCGCCCTCAAGCTCCTCCTCCGCCACGGCGCGACCCGCGCCCGCGCCCAGGCCGAGGTGGACCCCATCGTGGGCCTCCAGGGCATGGAGGCCGCCCTCGAGCTCCGGGAGGCCTGGCGGGGCTGGGTGGACCTCCAGATCGTCGTCTTCCCCCAGGAGGGCATCGAGCAGCAGCCCGGCACCGAGGACCTCATGCGCGAGGCCCTCCGGATGGGCGGGGACGCCGTGGGGGGCGTGCCCTACAACGACCTCGACCCCGAGCGCCACCTCGACATCGTCTTCCGCCTGGCCGGGGAGTTCGGGAAAGACGTCGACCTCCACCTCGACTTCACCGACGACCCCGGGGACCGCCGCATCGAGTCCGTCGCCCGGCGCACCCTCGCCCAGGGCCTCCAGGGCCGGGTCGCCGTGGGCCACCTGACCTCCCTCGGCGCCATGGACGAGGGGGCGGCCGCCCGCATCGTCTCGCTCATCGCCGAGGCGGGCATCCACGTCCTGCCCTTGCCCGCCACCGACCTTTTCCTCTGCGGGCGGGGCCCCGTGCCCCCCCGCCACCGCAGCCTCACCCGGGTCAAGGACCTCCTCCGCGCGGGGGTCAACGTCTCCATCGCCTCGAACAACATCCGCAACGCCTTCACCCCCTCCGGCCGGGGCGACCTCCTGGAGATCGGCCTCCTCCTCGCCTCGGTCGCCCACATGAGCGGGGCCTCGGATCGCGTCCTCATCCCCCCCATGTTCACGGAGAGCGCCGCCAAGGTGCTCGGGGTGGAGGACCGCTACGGCATCGCCCCCGGCCGGGACGCCGACTTCGTCGTCCTCGACACCGAGAACTTCGACGACATCCTCATCGACCAGCCCGAGAAGCGGTATGTCGTGAAGGCGGGGAGGGTGCTGGTGGAGAACCTGAGGGAGACGAGGTGGGGGGAGGGGGTGTAG
- a CDS encoding ABC transporter substrate-binding protein, producing MKAKCTAVVAVACLAFAAGAAQGAQKEVRIGFLAPMTGPNAQIGKDMSNGFMMYLEQIKYQMGPLKVKFILEDKESKPPLAVAKAQKLIQRDKVHMFLGGLLAPTGYALAPVADRFKVPYISPAPAGEDQTQRQRAKYYARLSFASGQCQHALGDWAYENGMRRVATVAADYAFGYESVGGFQRTFEEKGGKVVAKIWPKLFSVDYGPYLPLIPRDADAVYTLMVGPMSLAFPKQFKAAGFKMALLGGTTSADEFILPNMGDEAIGYVTASHYSAALDTPRNHAFVKEFQQRYGKMASYYTENSYTAAQAIHEALKMINYAPEKTDAFLAALKTIRMNAVRGPIYLDQHANPVQNCYIRKVERAAGDRNSLGVKANSLWNIVIKTYPAVSQFWTYKPEEFLKNPVYDKNFPPCKFCGTN from the coding sequence ATGAAAGCGAAATGCACCGCCGTAGTCGCAGTGGCTTGCCTTGCCTTCGCGGCCGGGGCGGCCCAGGGAGCCCAGAAGGAGGTGCGGATTGGCTTCCTCGCGCCCATGACGGGCCCCAACGCCCAGATCGGCAAGGACATGAGCAACGGCTTCATGATGTATCTCGAACAGATCAAGTACCAGATGGGGCCGCTCAAGGTGAAGTTCATCCTCGAGGACAAGGAGAGCAAGCCCCCCCTGGCCGTGGCCAAGGCCCAGAAGCTCATCCAGCGCGACAAGGTGCACATGTTCCTGGGCGGCCTGCTGGCGCCCACGGGCTACGCCCTGGCGCCCGTGGCCGACCGCTTCAAGGTGCCCTACATCTCCCCCGCTCCCGCGGGCGAGGACCAGACCCAGCGCCAGCGCGCCAAGTACTACGCCCGCCTCTCCTTCGCGAGCGGCCAGTGCCAGCACGCCCTGGGCGACTGGGCCTACGAGAACGGCATGCGCCGCGTCGCCACCGTGGCCGCCGACTACGCCTTCGGCTACGAGTCGGTCGGGGGCTTCCAGCGGACATTCGAGGAGAAGGGCGGCAAGGTCGTCGCGAAAATCTGGCCCAAGCTCTTCTCGGTGGACTACGGCCCCTATCTGCCCCTCATCCCCCGGGACGCGGACGCCGTCTACACCCTGATGGTGGGGCCCATGTCCCTGGCCTTCCCCAAGCAGTTCAAGGCGGCCGGCTTCAAGATGGCCCTCCTCGGCGGCACGACGAGCGCCGACGAGTTCATCCTCCCCAACATGGGGGACGAGGCCATCGGCTACGTCACGGCCTCCCACTACAGCGCGGCCCTGGACACCCCCAGGAACCATGCGTTCGTGAAGGAGTTCCAGCAGCGCTACGGGAAGATGGCCTCCTACTACACCGAGAACTCCTACACCGCGGCGCAGGCGATCCACGAGGCGCTCAAGATGATCAATTACGCGCCCGAGAAGACAGACGCATTCCTCGCCGCGCTCAAAACCATCCGCATGAACGCCGTCCGCGGCCCGATCTACCTCGATCAACACGCCAATCCCGTGCAGAACTGCTACATCCGCAAGGTCGAGCGCGCCGCCGGCGACCGCAACAGCCTGGGCGTGAAGGCCAATTCCCTTTGGAACATCGTGATAAAGACGTACCCGGCGGTGAGCCAGTTCTGGACCTACAAGCCGGAGGAGTTCCTGAAGAACCCGGTGTACGACAAGAACTTCCCGCCCTGCAAGTTCTGCGGGACGAACTAA
- a CDS encoding xanthine dehydrogenase family protein, with translation MAEAKDMGGATIGQTLPFLDAPEKAAGTATYLDDLRLPGMLTGRALRSAHARLLSVDASAARRALGVAAVLTGADFPNEIRMIGHRRGAPLIARERVRYMGDVVALVAAETAEAAEAALGLIRVAYEPLPVAEDPRAAMGPRAPKLWPEGNLLNHAKIRNGDVEEGFRLADVIVENEYQTPSIEHLYIEVESAAVAPLPGGGCTVWGSTQQPFLVRQNVARALGLKGEASVRFIQTIPGGAFGGKSEASLDVCLRAALLARAAQRPVRLVYSREESMIASSKRHAAFIRSRTGATRDGRIVAAEVEVYLDKGAYAANGGDNPPAFKRATYHALGPYQIPNVKVDVYCVHTNHPYGGQMRGPGCPQVHFAGEQQLDELARALGIDPIELRRINGLKIGSRTPWNQRLSESVGLMETLAKAEEASGWRARRGNGARRAPDGRLRGMGVASCLYGTGNAYSPAEAHIFLTADGRVRVAAGVVDFGQGSKTVLCQIAAETMDVPFGSFLMGAVDTAVDPFGGTSSSSRITMQGGKAVFQAALRARQEVLRLAGLLLEADPEDLELKGGAVRSRSHAETRLTLAEIAKAFVADKHKLLGAADSIPPAAKTDHDTGLGDPYEVYGFGTQVAEVLVDPETGEIEVTGVWAAHDVGRAISPLGVRQQIDGGVYMGVGFCLMEEIVQRGGRMLNPDMHGYLAPTVADMPRVEAIIVEDPYSNGPYGAKGAGEQVTVPTAAAIANAVYDATGVRFRRLPLAPDRVALALVKKGKDGKG, from the coding sequence ATGGCCGAAGCCAAGGATATGGGAGGAGCGACCATCGGCCAGACGCTCCCCTTCCTGGACGCCCCGGAGAAGGCCGCCGGGACGGCGACCTACCTCGACGACCTGCGCCTGCCGGGGATGCTGACGGGGCGGGCGCTCCGCAGCGCCCACGCCCGCCTCCTCTCGGTCGACGCCTCGGCGGCCCGCCGGGCGCTGGGCGTGGCGGCGGTCCTCACGGGGGCCGATTTTCCCAATGAAATCAGGATGATCGGCCACCGCCGGGGCGCCCCCCTCATCGCCCGCGAGCGGGTGCGCTACATGGGGGACGTGGTGGCCCTCGTGGCCGCCGAGACGGCCGAGGCGGCCGAGGCGGCGCTGGGCCTCATCCGGGTGGCGTACGAACCCCTCCCGGTGGCCGAGGATCCGCGCGCGGCGATGGGCCCCAGGGCGCCCAAGCTCTGGCCGGAGGGCAACCTCCTCAACCACGCCAAGATCCGGAACGGGGACGTCGAGGAGGGCTTCCGGCTCGCCGACGTGATCGTGGAGAACGAGTACCAGACCCCCTCGATCGAGCACCTCTACATCGAGGTGGAGTCGGCGGCGGTGGCCCCCCTTCCCGGGGGCGGCTGTACCGTCTGGGGCAGCACCCAGCAGCCCTTCCTCGTGCGCCAGAACGTCGCCCGGGCCCTGGGCTTGAAGGGCGAGGCCTCGGTGCGCTTCATCCAGACCATCCCGGGCGGGGCCTTCGGCGGCAAGAGCGAGGCCAGCCTGGACGTGTGCCTGCGGGCGGCGCTTCTGGCGCGGGCGGCCCAGCGGCCCGTCCGGCTCGTCTACTCACGGGAGGAGAGCATGATCGCCTCCTCCAAGCGCCACGCCGCCTTCATCCGCTCGCGCACGGGGGCGACGCGCGACGGCCGCATCGTGGCCGCCGAGGTGGAGGTCTACCTCGACAAGGGGGCCTACGCCGCGAACGGCGGGGACAACCCCCCCGCCTTCAAGCGGGCCACCTACCACGCCCTCGGGCCCTACCAGATCCCCAACGTGAAGGTGGACGTCTACTGCGTCCACACCAACCATCCCTACGGGGGCCAGATGCGCGGCCCGGGCTGCCCCCAGGTGCACTTCGCCGGGGAGCAGCAGCTGGACGAGCTGGCCCGCGCGCTGGGGATCGACCCCATCGAGCTGCGCCGCATCAACGGGCTCAAGATCGGCTCGCGCACCCCGTGGAACCAGCGCCTCTCCGAGAGCGTCGGCCTCATGGAGACCCTCGCCAAGGCGGAGGAGGCCTCGGGCTGGCGCGCGAGGCGCGGGAACGGCGCCCGCCGCGCCCCCGACGGGAGGCTGCGCGGGATGGGGGTGGCGAGCTGCCTCTACGGCACGGGGAACGCCTACTCCCCCGCCGAGGCCCACATCTTCCTCACGGCGGACGGGCGGGTCCGGGTGGCGGCCGGGGTGGTGGACTTCGGCCAGGGGAGCAAGACCGTGCTCTGCCAGATCGCGGCCGAGACGATGGACGTGCCCTTCGGGAGCTTCCTCATGGGGGCGGTGGACACCGCGGTCGATCCCTTCGGCGGCACGAGCTCGAGCTCGCGCATCACCATGCAGGGCGGGAAGGCCGTCTTCCAGGCGGCGCTCCGTGCCCGCCAGGAGGTGCTGCGCCTGGCCGGCCTCCTGCTCGAGGCCGACCCGGAGGACCTGGAGCTCAAGGGGGGCGCCGTGCGCTCGCGCTCCCACGCCGAAACCCGCCTCACCCTCGCCGAGATCGCCAAGGCCTTCGTGGCGGACAAGCACAAGCTCCTGGGCGCGGCGGACAGCATCCCCCCCGCCGCCAAGACCGACCACGACACCGGCCTGGGCGATCCCTACGAAGTCTATGGCTTCGGCACCCAGGTCGCCGAGGTGCTGGTGGACCCCGAGACGGGGGAGATCGAGGTGACCGGGGTCTGGGCGGCCCACGACGTGGGCCGGGCCATCAGCCCCCTCGGCGTGCGGCAGCAGATCGACGGGGGCGTCTACATGGGGGTGGGCTTCTGCCTCATGGAGGAGATCGTCCAGCGCGGGGGCCGCATGCTCAACCCCGACATGCACGGCTACCTGGCCCCCACCGTGGCGGACATGCCCCGGGTCGAGGCCATCATCGTCGAGGATCCCTACTCGAACGGCCCCTACGGCGCCAAGGGGGCGGGGGAGCAGGTGACGGTGCCGACGGCGGCGGCCATCGCCAACGCGGTCTACGACGCGACCGGGGTGCGCTTCAGGCGCCTCCCCCTCGCCCCCGACCGGGTGGCCCTGGCGCTCGTGAAAAAGGGGAAAGATGGGAAGGGGTAG
- a CDS encoding branched-chain amino acid ABC transporter permease → MGSSSFIERRRMKYALVVLAAVAVVTPFLDDYYQTIVTRSFIFAIMAISLDILMGYTGLSSLGHGAYFAFGAYSAAILATKVPGVSIFVLFAAALGLSCLLAAFLGLLAIRAVGVYFLMITLSFAMVVWGLVYRWHTVTGGDNGIAVLNIPTFLGMPIGESTPFFFFTFGVFLCVLSVLYILVQSPFGKSLIGIREREARMKMLGYNTWLHKYLAFVISGTFAGISGMLWTLQNRFVGPTDVELVTSVEALLMVALGGPSTLVGPIFGAFIITFLRYWVSLYVERWYIILGATYIVTVLYAREGVLGKFEAIMARRRSRANSEPALPQSQKQTTESHT, encoded by the coding sequence GTGGGCTCCAGCTCCTTCATCGAACGCCGGCGGATGAAGTACGCGCTCGTCGTGCTGGCGGCCGTCGCGGTCGTCACTCCGTTCCTGGACGACTACTACCAGACCATCGTCACGCGCTCGTTCATCTTCGCCATCATGGCAATCAGCCTGGACATCCTGATGGGCTACACCGGCCTCTCCTCGCTGGGCCACGGGGCCTATTTCGCCTTCGGCGCCTACTCGGCCGCCATCCTCGCCACGAAGGTGCCGGGGGTGAGCATCTTCGTCCTGTTCGCGGCGGCGCTGGGCCTCTCGTGCCTGCTCGCCGCCTTCCTGGGGCTCCTGGCCATCCGGGCGGTGGGGGTGTACTTCCTGATGATCACCCTGTCGTTCGCGATGGTGGTCTGGGGCCTCGTGTACCGCTGGCACACGGTGACGGGGGGCGACAACGGCATCGCGGTCCTGAACATCCCGACTTTCCTGGGGATGCCCATCGGGGAATCGACGCCCTTCTTCTTCTTCACCTTCGGCGTGTTCCTGTGCGTCCTGAGCGTCCTCTACATCCTCGTGCAGAGCCCCTTCGGGAAGAGCTTGATCGGCATCCGGGAGCGCGAGGCGCGGATGAAGATGCTGGGCTACAACACCTGGCTCCACAAGTACCTGGCGTTCGTCATCTCGGGCACCTTCGCCGGCATTTCGGGAATGCTCTGGACGCTCCAGAACCGCTTCGTCGGCCCGACCGACGTCGAGCTGGTGACCTCGGTGGAGGCCCTGCTGATGGTGGCCCTGGGCGGGCCCTCCACCCTCGTGGGACCTATTTTCGGCGCCTTCATCATCACCTTCCTGCGCTACTGGGTGAGCCTCTACGTCGAGCGGTGGTACATCATCCTGGGCGCGACCTATATCGTGACCGTCCTTTATGCCCGGGAAGGCGTCCTGGGCAAGTTCGAAGCCATCATGGCCCGGAGAAGGTCCCGGGCAAACAGCGAGCCGGCCCTCCCGCAGAGCCAGAAGCAGACAACGGAGTCACATACTTGA
- a CDS encoding ABC transporter substrate-binding protein yields the protein MKVRWIAALVAGAFALALAGAAQAAAKEVRIGFIAPMTGPFAQVGKDMTNGFLMYLEQNKNKMGPLTVKFTIEDYEAKPPVAVAKAQKLIQRDKVHVFLGGLLAPTGYALAPVADRFKVPYLSPAPAGDDQTQRVRAKYYARISFTSSMCQHPLGDWAYEQGMRRIVTVGADYAFGYETVGGFQAGFEDKGGKIVAKVWPKLGTVDFGPYLPQIPRNVDAVYTLMVGPMSLAFPKQFKAAGFTMPLLGGTTSADEFILPSMGDEAIGYITASHYSAAIDTPKNHAFVKEFQKRYGKMASYYSEAAYTSALYIHEALKRTGYNPDKTEVWLNELKKIRLDAVRGPMYLDQYANPVQNCYIRKIERQPGDYKNLGVKPNSLWNIVIKTYPAVSQFWKWTPGEFLKHPVYNKDYPPCKNCGQ from the coding sequence ATGAAAGTCAGATGGATAGCGGCGCTGGTGGCCGGCGCCTTCGCGCTCGCCCTGGCGGGCGCAGCGCAGGCGGCGGCGAAGGAAGTGCGCATCGGCTTCATCGCGCCGATGACCGGCCCCTTCGCGCAGGTCGGCAAGGACATGACGAACGGCTTCCTGATGTACCTGGAGCAGAACAAGAACAAGATGGGCCCGCTGACCGTCAAGTTCACCATCGAGGACTACGAGGCCAAGCCCCCCGTCGCCGTGGCCAAGGCCCAGAAGCTCATCCAGCGCGACAAGGTGCACGTCTTCCTGGGCGGCCTGCTGGCCCCCACGGGCTACGCCCTGGCGCCCGTGGCCGACCGCTTCAAGGTCCCCTACCTCTCCCCGGCTCCCGCGGGCGACGACCAGACCCAGCGCGTGCGGGCCAAGTACTACGCCCGCATCTCCTTCACGAGCAGCATGTGCCAGCACCCCCTGGGCGACTGGGCCTATGAGCAGGGCATGCGCCGCATCGTCACCGTGGGCGCCGACTACGCCTTCGGCTACGAGACGGTGGGCGGCTTCCAGGCCGGGTTCGAGGACAAGGGCGGCAAGATCGTCGCCAAGGTGTGGCCCAAGCTGGGCACCGTGGACTTCGGCCCCTACCTGCCCCAGATCCCGCGCAACGTGGACGCCGTCTACACCCTGATGGTGGGGCCGATGTCCCTGGCCTTCCCGAAGCAGTTCAAGGCGGCCGGGTTCACCATGCCCTTGCTCGGCGGCACGACCAGCGCGGACGAGTTCATCCTCCCCAGCATGGGCGACGAGGCCATCGGCTACATCACGGCCTCGCACTACAGCGCCGCCATCGACACCCCCAAGAACCACGCCTTCGTGAAGGAGTTCCAGAAGCGCTACGGGAAGATGGCCTCCTACTACTCCGAGGCCGCCTACACCAGCGCCCTCTACATCCACGAGGCCCTCAAGCGCACCGGCTACAATCCCGACAAGACCGAGGTCTGGCTCAACGAGCTGAAGAAGATCCGCCTGGACGCCGTCCGCGGCCCGATGTATCTCGACCAGTACGCCAACCCCGTGCAGAACTGCTACATCCGCAAGATCGAGCGTCAGCCGGGCGATTACAAGAACCTGGGCGTGAAGCCCAACTCGCTGTGGAACATCGTCATCAAGACCTACCCGGCCGTGAGCCAGTTCTGGAAGTGGACGCCGGGGGAATTCCTGAAGCATCCCGTGTACAACAAGGATTACCCGCCCTGCAAGAACTGCGGGCAGTAG
- a CDS encoding HDOD domain-containing protein → MAILNLRQLLGPDDSVPSLPTVFHQLDVAVNNPRSSMRQVAEIISADQALSARLLKLVNSAFFGFPSRIETITHAVTIVGMQQLRDLALATSIVQMFKGIPIALLNPKSFWMHSIASGTAARILASYHQEPNVERFFVAGLLHDIGHLVLYRHQADLAKETLLRSIEAGRVLYQVEREMMGTDHAEVGGELLSFWKLPPSLAEAVRFHHLPCGSGRYPLEASIVHLSDVIANALQLGTSGERHVPPLEPRAWDGLKLPVSILSPAVSQLEQQVAGALALFLEDAR, encoded by the coding sequence TTGGCCATCCTCAACCTGCGGCAGCTCCTCGGCCCCGACGATTCGGTCCCCTCCCTCCCCACGGTCTTCCACCAGCTGGATGTGGCGGTGAACAACCCGCGCAGCTCCATGCGCCAGGTCGCCGAGATCATCAGCGCGGACCAGGCACTCTCCGCGCGGCTCCTCAAGCTGGTCAACAGCGCCTTCTTCGGCTTCCCCTCCCGCATCGAGACCATCACCCACGCCGTGACCATCGTGGGCATGCAGCAGCTCCGCGACCTGGCGCTGGCCACCTCCATCGTGCAGATGTTCAAGGGGATCCCGATCGCGCTCCTCAACCCCAAGTCCTTCTGGATGCACAGCATCGCCTCCGGCACGGCGGCCCGCATCCTGGCCTCCTACCACCAGGAGCCCAACGTGGAGCGCTTCTTCGTCGCGGGACTCCTGCACGACATCGGCCACCTCGTCCTCTACCGGCACCAGGCCGACCTGGCCAAGGAGACCCTCCTCCGGAGCATCGAGGCGGGCCGGGTGCTCTACCAGGTGGAGCGCGAGATGATGGGGACGGACCACGCCGAGGTGGGGGGCGAGCTACTCTCCTTCTGGAAGCTGCCGCCGAGCCTGGCGGAGGCGGTGCGGTTCCATCACCTTCCCTGCGGGTCCGGCCGGTATCCGCTCGAGGCCAGCATCGTCCATTTGAGCGACGTCATCGCCAACGCCCTCCAGTTGGGCACGAGCGGGGAGCGCCACGTGCCCCCCCTGGAGCCCCGGGCGTGGGACGGGCTCAAGCTCCCGGTCAGCATCCTCTCCCCGGCCGTCAGCCAGCTCGAGCAGCAGGTGGCGGGCGCCCTGGCGCTCTTCCTCGAGGACGCGCGATGA
- a CDS encoding ABC transporter ATP-binding protein: protein MAALLSVEDIHTYYGDSYILQGLSLEVREGEALGVLGRNGMGKTTLINSIMGFVQPRRGRIVFQGKDITRTPSFETCNMGIGLCPQGRRVFPTLTVRENLLVAHQARNGKSRWDLSAVYELFPRLGERHAQRAGSLSGGEQQMLAVARALVTNPACLILDEPSEGLAPLIIQHMGEAIRKLREEGLAILLVEQNTPFALKVVDRVNIVTKGRVVHDLSPEALWANEEIKHTHLGIG, encoded by the coding sequence GTGGCCGCGCTCCTGTCCGTCGAGGACATCCACACCTACTACGGCGACTCCTACATCCTCCAGGGGCTCTCCCTCGAGGTGCGCGAGGGGGAGGCGCTCGGCGTCCTCGGCCGCAACGGGATGGGGAAGACCACCCTCATCAACTCCATCATGGGCTTCGTCCAGCCCCGGCGGGGGCGGATCGTCTTCCAGGGCAAGGACATCACCCGCACCCCGAGCTTCGAGACCTGCAACATGGGCATCGGGCTCTGCCCCCAGGGGCGGCGCGTGTTCCCCACCCTCACCGTGCGCGAGAACCTGCTGGTGGCCCACCAGGCCCGCAACGGCAAGAGCCGCTGGGACCTCAGCGCCGTCTACGAGCTCTTCCCCCGGCTGGGGGAGCGCCACGCCCAGCGCGCGGGCTCCCTCTCCGGCGGGGAGCAGCAGATGCTCGCCGTCGCCCGGGCGCTCGTGACCAATCCCGCCTGCCTCATCCTGGACGAGCCCTCCGAGGGCCTCGCCCCCCTCATCATCCAGCACATGGGCGAGGCCATCCGGAAGCTCCGCGAGGAGGGCCTGGCCATCCTCCTCGTCGAGCAGAACACCCCCTTCGCCCTCAAGGTGGTGGACCGGGTGAACATCGTCACGAAGGGGAGGGTGGTCCACGACCTCTCGCCCGAGGCGCTTTGGGCGAACGAGGAGATCAAGCACACCCACCTGGGGATCGGATAG
- a CDS encoding branched-chain amino acid ABC transporter permease, which produces MNVFHLRNFVELCYNSLSYAALLFLLASGLSIIFGVMRIVNLAHAAFFLLGGYIALSVYRVLGTALWTLPVAMVVGGGVVAALAMFIERYFLRRLGQDTLAQVLVTVGFAFILFDTNILIWTGDNYMLHRPWPLDDSTVIGGISFPRYRAFMILSAVMVWAILYFAIERTRAGAIVRATVDDPQMARGVGINTNIVQMSIYGLGVFLSAMGGVVGGAFLGVSPGIDFQVLPYAFAVVIIGGLGSLTGAVVGSLVVGFVENFGTALFPELSYFALFAPMAVILAIKPTGLFGRG; this is translated from the coding sequence ATGAACGTATTCCACCTGCGGAACTTCGTCGAGCTCTGCTACAACAGCCTCTCCTACGCGGCGCTTCTCTTCCTGCTGGCGAGCGGCCTCTCGATCATCTTCGGCGTCATGCGCATCGTGAACCTGGCGCACGCCGCCTTCTTCCTGCTGGGCGGCTACATCGCCCTCTCGGTGTACCGGGTGCTGGGGACGGCGCTGTGGACCCTCCCGGTGGCGATGGTGGTGGGGGGCGGGGTCGTGGCGGCGCTGGCGATGTTCATCGAGCGCTACTTCCTGCGCCGCCTGGGGCAGGACACCCTGGCCCAGGTGCTCGTCACCGTGGGCTTCGCCTTCATCCTGTTCGACACGAACATCCTCATCTGGACGGGGGACAACTACATGCTCCACCGCCCGTGGCCGCTGGACGACAGCACGGTCATCGGCGGCATCTCCTTCCCCCGCTACCGCGCCTTCATGATCCTCTCGGCCGTGATGGTGTGGGCGATCCTCTACTTCGCGATCGAGCGGACCCGGGCCGGGGCCATCGTGCGGGCCACGGTGGACGACCCCCAGATGGCCCGGGGCGTGGGCATCAACACCAACATCGTGCAAATGAGCATCTACGGCCTAGGGGTGTTCCTCTCGGCCATGGGGGGCGTGGTAGGGGGCGCCTTCCTCGGCGTCTCGCCCGGCATCGACTTCCAGGTGCTCCCCTACGCTTTCGCGGTGGTCATCATCGGGGGCCTCGGGAGCCTGACCGGAGCGGTGGTGGGGAGCCTGGTGGTGGGCTTCGTCGAGAATTTCGGCACCGCGCTCTTCCCCGAGCTTTCCTACTTCGCCCTGTTCGCCCCGATGGCCGTCATCCTGGCCATCAAGCCGACGGGCCTCTTCGGGAGAGGCTGA